One segment of Belonocnema kinseyi isolate 2016_QV_RU_SX_M_011 chromosome 7, B_treatae_v1, whole genome shotgun sequence DNA contains the following:
- the LOC117176025 gene encoding peptidyl-prolyl cis-trans isomerase D, with amino-acid sequence MKRTLEEDIDNYLSEKNPLVFLDIAIGEEKVGRVVIELFQNLAPRTVENFRALCTGEKGVGINGKKLCYKGSIFHKIVSQCMIQGGDIINYDGTGGESIYGPHFEDESLKTPHIIPGLVSMVNEGRPHSNSSQFVITVMSCRHLDDRNVVFGKVVRGLGVIMEVEKIPTTNHVPYEKVTIIDCGELKRGESLGLEEDDGTNDVFTPWPDDWYYESCVDKLTYKYVQNVINQIKNSGNLHFSKGMYSNASRKYKKALRYYDWLMKLEDLPDKPDESFKRQKIALQLNLTAVKLKEYKYRDALEICNQVLAVDENNSKALFRRGQAHLGLNEHELCLTDLTKANQECPNNKDILREIDKVKRVMTSYLAVEKAACKRMFS; translated from the exons tgggACGTGTCGTCATTGAACTCTTCCAAAATTTAGCGCCacgaacagttgaaaattttcgagCACTATGTACTGGAGAGAAAGGAGTCGGAATAAACGGAAAGAAACTCTGTTACAAAGGatctatttttcataaga ttgtATCACAATGCATGATCCAAGGCGGCGACATAATAAATTACGATGGAACCGGTGGGGAAAGTATATATGGTCCACATTTTGAAGATGAGAGTCTCAAAACTCCTCACATCATTCCGGGTCTGGTTAGCATGGTAAACGAAGGACGACCACATTCAAACAGTTCACAATTTGTTATCACTGTAATGTCCTGTCGCCATTTGGACGATAGAAACGTTGTTTTCGGAAAAGTTGTAAGAGGCCTAGGTGTCATTATGGAAGTAGAAAAAATTCCAACCACAAATCATGTACCATACGAG AAAGTTACAATTATTGATTGCGGAGAGTTAAAAAGAGGAGAGAGTTTGGGGTTGGAAGAAGATGATGGAACCAATGACGTATTTACCCCTTGGCCTGATGATTGGTATTACGAATCTTGTGTCGATAAACTTACT tataaatacgTTCAGAAcgtaataaatcaaattaaaaattcgggAAACTTGCACTTCTCAAAAGGCATGTATTCGAATGCGTCTAGAAAGTACAAAAAGGCTTTAAGATACTACGATTGGCTAATGAAGTTAGAAGACTTACCGGATAAGCCGGACGAATCTTTTAAGAGGCAAAAGATAGCCTTGCAGTTGAATCTTACAGCTGTGAAATTGAAAGAATACAAGTACAGGGATGCGCTGGAAATCTGCAATCAG GTCTTAGCAGTCGACGAAAATAACAGTAAAGCTCTATTCAGAAGAGGTCAGGCTCACCTGGGACTAAACGAACATGAATTATGCCTTACAGATCTCACAAAAGCAAACCAAGAATGTCCCAACAACAAAGACATATTGCGGGAAATAGATAAAGTGAAACGAGTAATGACTTCGTACTTAGCAGTAGAGAAAGCTGCTTGCAAAAGGatgttttcgtga
- the LOC117176024 gene encoding centrosomal protein of 97 kDa isoform X1: protein MASTESLVCETLDLSGQGLKKIGRCPSDADISTLIVDDNELQRLDNLDSYHRITKLSIVRNQLLRMYGVSKLHNLVTLNLANNGILTIEGIKDMMNLQTLCLAGNNIKSIEHLHTNTKLEHLDLSENSISHVSDISYLRNLKEFFLHNNRIITLRQCERYLPASLETFTLANNNITDLNEMSHLANLTNLINFSIANNPCVSMAGNDIGFDYRPFIINWCMNLKSIDGYAVDPIESLKAEWLYSQGRGRQFRIGEHSLLAQYLASVCPLSGESLENETDRKLRLILSKAQHHQMQLSQQSDAGSVHSLSSVGMSPSPATRRRLSHNRTSSPRRPIGSSRNSMRMQSPERMAASYHTEAMVSSCHALLGGDHGQDQLMTQSLDPHMLSGTLNKSSNGSTLQDVEEKSSPLQAATKLVPVPESLMSPDFRPPSGLCRILPIKTPPSKLSSQGQVTTPAKVTCDTADKPVPTLNTTAPTKTNISVLKSNDNVKRNAPNCSPGKANVAKPVITNANGKCPQSVKINNYVQSKTLPMRRNVKNSPNLGRNKDLKAKVVGDGMKQSSLKKCGNGDGSVAVISSDEESEVCQAKLNSIRHRAVQRRQEDTNKEDPTEKAAVCIQRMWRGYHTRNLNKKVTSVLKTIEMTRTNKYIQKLSTDMEATRSALESEHKLQLLQMQAINALWKKVVALQPPSGRESGTANGEGISNANFDVVTNLAQTCNLLHNQVQQLQDSMTEIKRCMISQKPQMVDNGVSTQTEISAVHTPAGEENVFPYHRPSRPQSLAIHQTIQEGNENKSFASNLVDSVLKKVSQSTDMTDDECNTDILNSNDNPEVFNSHENPDMSTSCDEIGESLLKNDEGLGEEFKNVIENVRTGVDGTFKDIIDDPSRKRDVCEEVLCKELLQSMMETEKDTKCNGKGKGVEQFTDGYKAENVEIN, encoded by the exons CTTTCTATAGTAAGAAATCAACTACTGCGTATGTATGGTGTTTCTAAACTGCACAATCTTGTCACTCTAAATCTCGCAAACAACGGTATTTTAACAATAGAGGGTATAAAAGACATGATGAACTTGCAAACACTTTGCCTAGCTGGCAACAACATTAag TCCATCGAACATTTACATACAAATACAAAGTTGGAACATTTGGATTTGTCAGAAAACAGCATTAGTCATGTTTCAGATATCTCATACCTgagaaatttaaag gaattttttttgcaCAATAATCGCATAATAACGCTGCGTCAGTGTGAAAGATATTTGCCAGCTTCTCTAGAAACTTTCACATTAGCTAATAACAATATAACAGACTTGAATGAAATGTCACATTTGGCGAATCTCACGAACCTCATCAATTTTTCAATCGCAAATAATCCCTGCGTTAGCATGGCAGGTAATGACAT TGGATTTGATTATCGACCTTTCATAATCAACTGGTGTATGAATCTGAAATCGATCGATGGCTATGCGGTCGATCCCATAGAAAG CCTGAAAGCGGAGTGGCTCTATTCACAAGGACGAGGTCGACAATTCCGGATTGGCGAGCATTCGCTGCTGGCGCAGTATCTCGCCTCAGTTTGTCCTCTTTCGGGTGAGTCCCTCGAAAATGAGACTGACAGAAAGCTTAGGCTTATTTTAAGTAAAGCACAGCACCATCAGATGCAACTGAGCCAACAGAGCGATGCAGGAAGCGTTCACAGCCTTAGCAGCGTTGGAATGAGCCCGTCTCCGGCAACTAGACGTAGACTTAGTCATAACAGAACCAGTTCGCCCAGAAGACCGA TAGGTTCGTCGCGCAATTCGATGAGGATGCAATCACCTGAGCGTATGGCCGCCAGTTATCATACTGAAGCTATGGTTTCATCCTGTCATGCTCTCTTAGGTGGTGATCACGGCCAGGACCAGTTGATGACGCAAAGCCTGGATCCTCATATGTTATCGGGCACACTCAATAAATCTTCGAATGGCTCAACTCTACAAGATGTGGAAG AAAAATCGAGTCCCCTTCAAGCCGCAACAAAACTCGTACCAGTACCTGAATCTCTGATGAGTCCGGATTTTCGACCACCATCGGGTCTCTGTAGAATTTTACCCATCAAGACTCCACCTAGTAAATTAAGCTCTCAGGGTCAAGTGACAACACCAGCCAAAGTAACTTGTGATACAGCAGACAAACCAGTTCCGACATTGAATACAACGGCCCCGACAAAAACTAATATAAGCGTACTTAAGTCTAATGACAATGTTAAAAGAAATGCACCCAACTGTAGCCCTGGGAAAGCAAACGTCGCCAAGCCTGTCATCACGAATGCCAACGGAAAATGTCCTCAGAGTGTAAAGATAAACAATTATGTACAAAGCAAAACTCTGCCCATGAGGAGAAATGTTAAAAACTCTCCAAATTTAGGAAGGAACAAAGATCTGAAAGCTAAAGTTGTTGGGGACGGCATGAAACaaagttctttgaaaaaatgcGGAAATGGAGATGGAAGTGTGGCTGTGATTAGCAGCGATGAAGAAAGCGAAGTTTGCCAGGCTAAGCTGAATAGTATTCGGCACAGGGCCGTGCAAAGGCGACAAGAAGACACAAATAAGG aaGATCCAACTGAAAAAGCAGCAGTCTGTATTCAAAGAATGTGGCGAGGGTACCACACGAGGAATTTAAACAAGAAGGTCACCAGCGTGTTGAAAACGATCGAAATGACGAGAACCAACAAGTATATTCA gAAACTATCGACTGATATGGAAGCAACGCGAAGTGCACTCGAAAGCGAGCACAAATTACAGTTGCTGCAAATGCAAGCGATCAATGCATTGTGGAAAAAAGTTGTTGCACTTCAACCTCCAAGTGGTCGAGAAAGTGGCACTGCAAATGGAGAAGGAATCTCGAACGCCAACTTCGACGTCGTAACTAACTTGGCCCAGACTTGTAACTTGTTACATAACCAG GTGCAACAGCTGCAGGACTCAATGACAGAAATAAAGCGTTGCATGATAAGCCAAAAACCACAGATGGTGGATAACGGTGTAAGTACACAAACCGAAATATCCGCGGTTCACACTCCCGCTGGCGAGGAGAACGTTTTCCCATACCATCGACCGAGTAGACCTCAGTCTTTAGCAATTCACCAAACCATCCAGGAAGGAAACGAAAACAAGAGTTTTGCCTCGAATTTAGTTGAcagtgttttaaaaaaagtgtctcAGTCCACAGACATGACAGACGACGAATGTAATACCGATATTCTTAATTCTAACGATAATCCTGAGGTTTTCAATTCTCACGAAAATCCTGATATGTCAACTAGCTGCGATGAAATCGGTGAATCTCTTCTTAAAAATGACGAAGGTCTAGGCGAAGAGTTCAAAAACGTAATTGAAAACGTGAGAACCGGCGTTGATGGGACTTTCAAAGACATCATTGATGACCCTTCTAGAAAAAGGGACGTTTGCGAAGAAGTTCTTTGCAAAGAATTATTGCAAAGTATGATGGAAACCGAAAAAGACACAAAATGCAACGGTAAAGGGAAGGGAGTCGAACAATTTACCGATGGGTACAAAGCCGAGAATGTCGAAAtcaattag
- the LOC117176024 gene encoding centrosomal protein of 97 kDa isoform X3, with protein MASTESLVCETLDLSGQGLKKIGRCPSDADISTLIVDDNELQRLDNLDSYHRITKLSIVRNQLLRMYGVSKLHNLVTLNLANNGILTIEGIKDMMNLQTLCLAGNNIKSIEHLHTNTKLEHLDLSENSISHVSDISYLRNLKEFFLHNNRIITLRQCERYLPASLETFTLANNNITDLNEMSHLANLTNLINFSIANNPCVSMAGNDIGFDYRPFIINWCMNLKSIDGYAVDPIESLKAEWLYSQGRGRQFRIGEHSLLAQYLASVCPLSGESLENETDRKLRLILSKAQHHQMQLSQQSDAGSVHSLSSVGMSPSPATRRRLSHNRTSSPRRPSSSRNSMRMQSPERMAASYHTEAMVSSCHALLGGDHGQDQLMTQSLDPHMLSGTLNKSSNGSTLQDVEEKSSPLQAATKLVPVPESLMSPDFRPPSGLCRILPIKTPPSKLSSQGQVTTPAKVTCDTADKPVPTLNTTAPTKTNISVLKSNDNVKRNAPNCSPGKANVAKPVITNANGKCPQSVKINNYVQSKTLPMRRNVKNSPNLGRNKDLKAKVVGDGMKQSSLKKCGNGDGSVAVISSDEESEVCQAKLNSIRHRAVQRRQEDTNKEDPTEKAAVCIQRMWRGYHTRNLNKKVTSVLKTIEMTRTNKYIQKLSTDMEATRSALESEHKLQLLQMQAINALWKKVVALQPPSGRESGTANGEGISNANFDVVTNLAQTCNLLHNQVQQLQDSMTEIKRCMISQKPQMVDNGVSTQTEISAVHTPAGEENVFPYHRPSRPQSLAIHQTIQEGNENKSFASNLVDSVLKKVSQSTDMTDDECNTDILNSNDNPEVFNSHENPDMSTSCDEIGESLLKNDEGLGEEFKNVIENVRTGVDGTFKDIIDDPSRKRDVCEEVLCKELLQSMMETEKDTKCNGKGKGVEQFTDGYKAENVEIN; from the exons CTTTCTATAGTAAGAAATCAACTACTGCGTATGTATGGTGTTTCTAAACTGCACAATCTTGTCACTCTAAATCTCGCAAACAACGGTATTTTAACAATAGAGGGTATAAAAGACATGATGAACTTGCAAACACTTTGCCTAGCTGGCAACAACATTAag TCCATCGAACATTTACATACAAATACAAAGTTGGAACATTTGGATTTGTCAGAAAACAGCATTAGTCATGTTTCAGATATCTCATACCTgagaaatttaaag gaattttttttgcaCAATAATCGCATAATAACGCTGCGTCAGTGTGAAAGATATTTGCCAGCTTCTCTAGAAACTTTCACATTAGCTAATAACAATATAACAGACTTGAATGAAATGTCACATTTGGCGAATCTCACGAACCTCATCAATTTTTCAATCGCAAATAATCCCTGCGTTAGCATGGCAGGTAATGACAT TGGATTTGATTATCGACCTTTCATAATCAACTGGTGTATGAATCTGAAATCGATCGATGGCTATGCGGTCGATCCCATAGAAAG CCTGAAAGCGGAGTGGCTCTATTCACAAGGACGAGGTCGACAATTCCGGATTGGCGAGCATTCGCTGCTGGCGCAGTATCTCGCCTCAGTTTGTCCTCTTTCGGGTGAGTCCCTCGAAAATGAGACTGACAGAAAGCTTAGGCTTATTTTAAGTAAAGCACAGCACCATCAGATGCAACTGAGCCAACAGAGCGATGCAGGAAGCGTTCACAGCCTTAGCAGCGTTGGAATGAGCCCGTCTCCGGCAACTAGACGTAGACTTAGTCATAACAGAACCAGTTCGCCCAGAAGACCGA GTTCGTCGCGCAATTCGATGAGGATGCAATCACCTGAGCGTATGGCCGCCAGTTATCATACTGAAGCTATGGTTTCATCCTGTCATGCTCTCTTAGGTGGTGATCACGGCCAGGACCAGTTGATGACGCAAAGCCTGGATCCTCATATGTTATCGGGCACACTCAATAAATCTTCGAATGGCTCAACTCTACAAGATGTGGAAG AAAAATCGAGTCCCCTTCAAGCCGCAACAAAACTCGTACCAGTACCTGAATCTCTGATGAGTCCGGATTTTCGACCACCATCGGGTCTCTGTAGAATTTTACCCATCAAGACTCCACCTAGTAAATTAAGCTCTCAGGGTCAAGTGACAACACCAGCCAAAGTAACTTGTGATACAGCAGACAAACCAGTTCCGACATTGAATACAACGGCCCCGACAAAAACTAATATAAGCGTACTTAAGTCTAATGACAATGTTAAAAGAAATGCACCCAACTGTAGCCCTGGGAAAGCAAACGTCGCCAAGCCTGTCATCACGAATGCCAACGGAAAATGTCCTCAGAGTGTAAAGATAAACAATTATGTACAAAGCAAAACTCTGCCCATGAGGAGAAATGTTAAAAACTCTCCAAATTTAGGAAGGAACAAAGATCTGAAAGCTAAAGTTGTTGGGGACGGCATGAAACaaagttctttgaaaaaatgcGGAAATGGAGATGGAAGTGTGGCTGTGATTAGCAGCGATGAAGAAAGCGAAGTTTGCCAGGCTAAGCTGAATAGTATTCGGCACAGGGCCGTGCAAAGGCGACAAGAAGACACAAATAAGG aaGATCCAACTGAAAAAGCAGCAGTCTGTATTCAAAGAATGTGGCGAGGGTACCACACGAGGAATTTAAACAAGAAGGTCACCAGCGTGTTGAAAACGATCGAAATGACGAGAACCAACAAGTATATTCA gAAACTATCGACTGATATGGAAGCAACGCGAAGTGCACTCGAAAGCGAGCACAAATTACAGTTGCTGCAAATGCAAGCGATCAATGCATTGTGGAAAAAAGTTGTTGCACTTCAACCTCCAAGTGGTCGAGAAAGTGGCACTGCAAATGGAGAAGGAATCTCGAACGCCAACTTCGACGTCGTAACTAACTTGGCCCAGACTTGTAACTTGTTACATAACCAG GTGCAACAGCTGCAGGACTCAATGACAGAAATAAAGCGTTGCATGATAAGCCAAAAACCACAGATGGTGGATAACGGTGTAAGTACACAAACCGAAATATCCGCGGTTCACACTCCCGCTGGCGAGGAGAACGTTTTCCCATACCATCGACCGAGTAGACCTCAGTCTTTAGCAATTCACCAAACCATCCAGGAAGGAAACGAAAACAAGAGTTTTGCCTCGAATTTAGTTGAcagtgttttaaaaaaagtgtctcAGTCCACAGACATGACAGACGACGAATGTAATACCGATATTCTTAATTCTAACGATAATCCTGAGGTTTTCAATTCTCACGAAAATCCTGATATGTCAACTAGCTGCGATGAAATCGGTGAATCTCTTCTTAAAAATGACGAAGGTCTAGGCGAAGAGTTCAAAAACGTAATTGAAAACGTGAGAACCGGCGTTGATGGGACTTTCAAAGACATCATTGATGACCCTTCTAGAAAAAGGGACGTTTGCGAAGAAGTTCTTTGCAAAGAATTATTGCAAAGTATGATGGAAACCGAAAAAGACACAAAATGCAACGGTAAAGGGAAGGGAGTCGAACAATTTACCGATGGGTACAAAGCCGAGAATGTCGAAAtcaattag
- the LOC117176024 gene encoding centrosomal protein of 97 kDa isoform X2, which yields MASTESLVCETLDLSGQGLKKIGRCPSDADISTLIVDDNELQRLDNLDSYHRITKLSIVRNQLLRMYGVSKLHNLVTLNLANNGILTIEGIKDMMNLQTLCLAGNNIKSIEHLHTNTKLEHLDLSENSISHVSDISYLRNLKEFFLHNNRIITLRQCERYLPASLETFTLANNNITDLNEMSHLANLTNLINFSIANNPCVSMAGNDIGFDYRPFIINWCMNLKSIDGYAVDPIESLKAEWLYSQGRGRQFRIGEHSLLAQYLASVCPLSGESLENETDRKLRLILSKAQHHQMQLSQQSDAGSVHSLSSVGMSPSPATRRRLSHNRTSSPRRPSGDHGQDQLMTQSLDPHMLSGTLNKSSNGSTLQDVEEKSSPLQAATKLVPVPESLMSPDFRPPSGLCRILPIKTPPSKLSSQGQVTTPAKVTCDTADKPVPTLNTTAPTKTNISVLKSNDNVKRNAPNCSPGKANVAKPVITNANGKCPQSVKINNYVQSKTLPMRRNVKNSPNLGRNKDLKAKVVGDGMKQSSLKKCGNGDGSVAVISSDEESEVCQAKLNSIRHRAVQRRQEDTNKEDPTEKAAVCIQRMWRGYHTRNLNKKVTSVLKTIEMTRTNKYIQKLSTDMEATRSALESEHKLQLLQMQAINALWKKVVALQPPSGRESGTANGEGISNANFDVVTNLAQTCNLLHNQVQQLQDSMTEIKRCMISQKPQMVDNGVSTQTEISAVHTPAGEENVFPYHRPSRPQSLAIHQTIQEGNENKSFASNLVDSVLKKVSQSTDMTDDECNTDILNSNDNPEVFNSHENPDMSTSCDEIGESLLKNDEGLGEEFKNVIENVRTGVDGTFKDIIDDPSRKRDVCEEVLCKELLQSMMETEKDTKCNGKGKGVEQFTDGYKAENVEIN from the exons CTTTCTATAGTAAGAAATCAACTACTGCGTATGTATGGTGTTTCTAAACTGCACAATCTTGTCACTCTAAATCTCGCAAACAACGGTATTTTAACAATAGAGGGTATAAAAGACATGATGAACTTGCAAACACTTTGCCTAGCTGGCAACAACATTAag TCCATCGAACATTTACATACAAATACAAAGTTGGAACATTTGGATTTGTCAGAAAACAGCATTAGTCATGTTTCAGATATCTCATACCTgagaaatttaaag gaattttttttgcaCAATAATCGCATAATAACGCTGCGTCAGTGTGAAAGATATTTGCCAGCTTCTCTAGAAACTTTCACATTAGCTAATAACAATATAACAGACTTGAATGAAATGTCACATTTGGCGAATCTCACGAACCTCATCAATTTTTCAATCGCAAATAATCCCTGCGTTAGCATGGCAGGTAATGACAT TGGATTTGATTATCGACCTTTCATAATCAACTGGTGTATGAATCTGAAATCGATCGATGGCTATGCGGTCGATCCCATAGAAAG CCTGAAAGCGGAGTGGCTCTATTCACAAGGACGAGGTCGACAATTCCGGATTGGCGAGCATTCGCTGCTGGCGCAGTATCTCGCCTCAGTTTGTCCTCTTTCGGGTGAGTCCCTCGAAAATGAGACTGACAGAAAGCTTAGGCTTATTTTAAGTAAAGCACAGCACCATCAGATGCAACTGAGCCAACAGAGCGATGCAGGAAGCGTTCACAGCCTTAGCAGCGTTGGAATGAGCCCGTCTCCGGCAACTAGACGTAGACTTAGTCATAACAGAACCAGTTCGCCCAGAAGACCGA GTGGTGATCACGGCCAGGACCAGTTGATGACGCAAAGCCTGGATCCTCATATGTTATCGGGCACACTCAATAAATCTTCGAATGGCTCAACTCTACAAGATGTGGAAG AAAAATCGAGTCCCCTTCAAGCCGCAACAAAACTCGTACCAGTACCTGAATCTCTGATGAGTCCGGATTTTCGACCACCATCGGGTCTCTGTAGAATTTTACCCATCAAGACTCCACCTAGTAAATTAAGCTCTCAGGGTCAAGTGACAACACCAGCCAAAGTAACTTGTGATACAGCAGACAAACCAGTTCCGACATTGAATACAACGGCCCCGACAAAAACTAATATAAGCGTACTTAAGTCTAATGACAATGTTAAAAGAAATGCACCCAACTGTAGCCCTGGGAAAGCAAACGTCGCCAAGCCTGTCATCACGAATGCCAACGGAAAATGTCCTCAGAGTGTAAAGATAAACAATTATGTACAAAGCAAAACTCTGCCCATGAGGAGAAATGTTAAAAACTCTCCAAATTTAGGAAGGAACAAAGATCTGAAAGCTAAAGTTGTTGGGGACGGCATGAAACaaagttctttgaaaaaatgcGGAAATGGAGATGGAAGTGTGGCTGTGATTAGCAGCGATGAAGAAAGCGAAGTTTGCCAGGCTAAGCTGAATAGTATTCGGCACAGGGCCGTGCAAAGGCGACAAGAAGACACAAATAAGG aaGATCCAACTGAAAAAGCAGCAGTCTGTATTCAAAGAATGTGGCGAGGGTACCACACGAGGAATTTAAACAAGAAGGTCACCAGCGTGTTGAAAACGATCGAAATGACGAGAACCAACAAGTATATTCA gAAACTATCGACTGATATGGAAGCAACGCGAAGTGCACTCGAAAGCGAGCACAAATTACAGTTGCTGCAAATGCAAGCGATCAATGCATTGTGGAAAAAAGTTGTTGCACTTCAACCTCCAAGTGGTCGAGAAAGTGGCACTGCAAATGGAGAAGGAATCTCGAACGCCAACTTCGACGTCGTAACTAACTTGGCCCAGACTTGTAACTTGTTACATAACCAG GTGCAACAGCTGCAGGACTCAATGACAGAAATAAAGCGTTGCATGATAAGCCAAAAACCACAGATGGTGGATAACGGTGTAAGTACACAAACCGAAATATCCGCGGTTCACACTCCCGCTGGCGAGGAGAACGTTTTCCCATACCATCGACCGAGTAGACCTCAGTCTTTAGCAATTCACCAAACCATCCAGGAAGGAAACGAAAACAAGAGTTTTGCCTCGAATTTAGTTGAcagtgttttaaaaaaagtgtctcAGTCCACAGACATGACAGACGACGAATGTAATACCGATATTCTTAATTCTAACGATAATCCTGAGGTTTTCAATTCTCACGAAAATCCTGATATGTCAACTAGCTGCGATGAAATCGGTGAATCTCTTCTTAAAAATGACGAAGGTCTAGGCGAAGAGTTCAAAAACGTAATTGAAAACGTGAGAACCGGCGTTGATGGGACTTTCAAAGACATCATTGATGACCCTTCTAGAAAAAGGGACGTTTGCGAAGAAGTTCTTTGCAAAGAATTATTGCAAAGTATGATGGAAACCGAAAAAGACACAAAATGCAACGGTAAAGGGAAGGGAGTCGAACAATTTACCGATGGGTACAAAGCCGAGAATGTCGAAAtcaattag